From the Canis lupus familiaris isolate Mischka breed German Shepherd chromosome 27, alternate assembly UU_Cfam_GSD_1.0, whole genome shotgun sequence genome, the window CTGTAATGCCATACTCAAGATAATTAGGATAGGATAATGGCTTGATTTTATTGgattatgaaacattttttcccctgtaaaaCAAGGGCCTATGTTGTCCAGGAAAGTCATGGTTTTGTAAGTGcttcttttttataagaaaatgctagtcactgctaactctgggaaacgaactaggggtggtagaaggggaggagggcggggggtgggagtgaatgggtgacgggcactgggggttattctgtatgttagtaaattgaacaccaataaaaaataaattaaaaaaaaaagaaaagaaaatgctagtcACAAATATAATGGTAAAACTGGCTCTCATCTTTCTTCCTATGTGATAGGCACTGTCCTATCCTCATAAGGTAGAAATGAGCATCTCTGTTTTACAGGAAAGCAACAGTGGCTTCAGGGAGTACATGGTATGCTTGAGTGTCACATGCATGTCTGTGGATTGGGAAAGACTCTCTATTTACCCATCAGAATTATGGAGGAGAGGTTTTAGAAACCATTGGATGTCCATTGGACATTTAAGTCCATCATTTGACCTTTTGAAGTCTgtattctcatctataaaatggagataacaaggCCTATTTAATTATGAGCTTGCAGCCATAATTTAGTGTATGCTATATGTGCCATTTTGAAAAGGCTAACATGTTTAATGATTATTTCATGAGGCTTAAATTAAAGATAGATAAAGATGAGAAATATActcacaaaatgttttttttatcgGCCAGAATTTTactactcattttttatttattcatttagtctcattatatatttctctaatatttaaaattggcCACACTTTTCAGTTCTGGGGACCACAAATGAAAATGAGGGAATCTCAAGAAGAATGACAATACTAAATaagtttgagaatattttttctgaaaggaATATTAGAAGGAATTAAAGTTCTGTTACTTTTAAGCTGCTCCAGTTTGATCACTACCATCAAACAAatcaaattttattcataaaaaaatactaagtgaTCCTTTGTAGCCATGTATGACTAAGTGGAAGAATCTGAACTTAAAACTAAACagtgagggaatccctgggtggcgcagcggtttagcgcctgttttaggcccaaggcgcgatcctggagacccgggatcgaatcccacgtcgggctcccagtgcatggagcctgcttctccctctgcctgtgtctctgcctctctctctctctgtgtgtgtgactatcataaataaataaaaataaaaataaataaaaaaactaaacagcGAGGAATTTTATTTCAACATTAAACTATAACTGGAGATAAAAGAGTGAGACAGTAGTATTCAGAGCTATAAATTGGAATTTTGTGAATGAGCATGTTACTACACTGTTAGacatattattcatttatttattgttagtttttaaaggagtttttaaagattttatctatttattcatgagagacatagagagagaggcagaagcaggctccttgcagagagcctgatgcaggactcaatcccggacccagggatcatgccctgagctgaaggcagttgctgaacagctgagctatccaggtgtccaGACATGTTATTCATTTACTTACATAAATCAGATTATATCACTTCTCCTTAGCTTGCTGTTAGGTCTATTCATGCTTTGAATAATTAGAAAATTCTAAATAGCTCAAGGAATATTATAGTTGAATGGGAATATAGCtgttttttataaatctttaattaattcaGTTTCCCTAGGTATGAgatatattttgaactaaatttgCTTATCTTAATATGGTATTTAAGAAGTGACTGCTTTGGTTAAACTGTTGAGAAGAACTTAATAAcatgataatttattttaaagtgattctTGCAGTCATATGATGGGATTAATATTTCCAGAATCTGACTTATTActtagaaatgggaaaaataatgtttattggaGGTTACAAAATACTTAGATACATACATGCACCAAATTCCCATATGTTGAGCCTAGAtatagaggaaagaagaagaaagaaagaaagaaagaaagaaagaaagaaagaaagaaagaaagaaagaaagaaagaaagaaagagaaagaaagaaagaaagaaagaaagaaagaaagaaagaaagaaagaaagaagaaaggaagaaagagagaaaagagagagagggagggaagaagggaggaagaagaaaagtaaaaaaaagaaaagaaataaatgaagtatatgtgtgtgaaacagagatgagagacaaaaagagagacagagagacctctaaaaaaatgtcatttgattTCTACCAAGTCAAGTATATATTACCCCCCAATTTCTCCTATTTCTTTTGGAGTTTAAGTTAAATGAAAAGACACATAGAGgcctgaagaaagaaaagagacaaagaaatattAGAAGATACAACATTCAAAACCACATTATACCCCAaagttttgtatttaaaatttttttcctctaaaactgTTTCCTTTCCCCAATCATGCTCATTTCactagatataaatataaattcatatttaatacaATCACCAGGTGTTTTCTATAGGCCAGCAATGTTCTAATTGTATTACCAATATTAAATCACTTAATCTCTGATATTTTATGGCATTCTATTTTAGCATGCAAAAACTAAGATACAGAGATGCAAATGATTTGTCCAATATCTGACATGATAAGCAGTAGATCCAGCATTCAAGCTCAGACATATTAGCCCTAggaataattttgcctttttaaaaaaatcactatgctATACTGCCTATAAGTGTGCATATTATTATCCACCCCCTTTATCAAGTAAAAGATCTCTCataaacatttcataaatttGTATTATAGATTCtaacttcaaaatgtatttttaatcaatTCATGGGTGGTCATATTATCTAATCTTAGTAAAACAAACTACTATTCTCTCTCACATGGCATGCTACAGTAGTTTTCTTGCTATTTTCCCCGCTTCCAACACTGCTACTCTATAATTAATTCATTGTCCAtataaactaaaatcttaaaaaaaaaaaaccctcaattattttcctgttttcattaaAGCCTTCCATTGGTTTTCCAAAAGAAGTCCAATCCCCTCTGGTTTAACAAAGCCTGTAGGTAATCTGTCTCCTGCATTTTTTACCTCCTCGAACATCATTTCTTGTCTTGGCCACAGTTTTTtagccattgattttttttttctatttttcaaataggTAAGGATCTTTCCcagattaggtttttttttaactagataCTCTTGCTGCTTATAATGTTCTTCCCACTGATTTTGCAGGCACATTCCCATTGGCCATAAGATCAAAACTACGTGCTCTCCATAATATAACTGTTTTAAATCTGTGTATACCATAGCACAATGTGAGATCCCTATAATCTAtttatcatccatctatccatctaatctatctatctatctatctatctatctatctatctatcatctatctatcatctatcatctctattatcatatatctatttattttctctcacaaTTACAATGTATCTTCATGAGAGTAGGGACTTATATGTCTTGCTCACTTCTGTATTGTGAGCACCCAAAATAATGTGTAGTATATAGAAGATATTGAACCCATAACTTTAGTCTaattgtatacataaataaatgagaatatacTTCTTACAAAAGATAGTACTTGAAGCCACACTTCTAACCTTCAATAAGACCTTGACTATCTAGTTCTTTCACCATTAACTATTGCTAGATGTCATTTTGCATTTCACTTtcaattttttctatatttcacaatattattaCTTCAGCAACTAAGAGATGTAGGATACAGACCAGAAGTATAATAAGGTTATCACATTAttcttgaattatattttttgaaacatcTAGTATTCACATACACAAATGATGATAATTTAAATCAGGTGGTGATTTAATAatgattaatttataatataaagtatatgattcctctttttttttaaaaggggaatgATCTGTTTTGGGGCTTTAGTgtttggcaaaaaaagaaataccaacaGAAGTTTGTTGCTAAAACTATGAAGAAATCCTGGACACGTGGAGATATTACAAAAGACACTCTATCATCTATGTTTCACAGCAAATTCTCAGCACTGGGGAGAAGGACATACATAATTGAAATTATTTGCTTTGTCATTCACAACTTTCCACTCACAGAAGGAATACTCTGAATGACCCATTAGCTCTCAGCTAcccattttccccaaatttgtaTATTGTATCCAGATTGATTGGTTTTctcaattctctttttaaagcccattttttcctctgtgttcctTGAATCAGCCTACCAATTAACAGCTTCTCCATTGAGAACCATTTTTGCatgcaaaaacatgaataaaatgttttttatgtgttctctagaaattttaaaatgtccttgaGTTTCTAGCAAAACACATTTCTTTACCAGAGACATGttaggaaagaaataaaggtaaaatgaatgaatggatagatgaatgaatgaatgaatgaatgatttgaaTAAAGATGTATACCATTTCCAGGCCTGTCTGCTAATTTTGCTTTTCACAGCACCACCTGCTCCTTCCCATGGATGGTGTCAGAGAGTCTTGGCTCTTCTATGCCTTCTGCTGCTGATTGGACTAGGAGTCTTAGGAAGCATATGTATGTATTAACCTATGTTTTGATTGAAAGGGCTAACACCTAGAATTACATGAGTTTTacaagaaagtttatttttgaattgAGGCTTAGAAATGATTATTGGTGATAAAACCCCAAAAGGTATTGATAACTAGATACTTAAACATGGTAGTCAGTTTCCCTCACTCCCATAAAGGGACTACTTCCCTAGACCTTTAATTTTGTAATTAGTTCAGCAGCAAGGATGATGggttgttgagggttttttttttttttatcatttctttttttttttaatctggagtTTACACAACTTTGAagatagaaatgagaaaattgaataAACTACAAAATTTCAAAGAAGAACTTCAGAGGAATATTTCTCTACAACTAATGAGTAACATGAATAGTTCCAAGATGATCAGGAACTTATCTGTCACACTGCAAGTAACAGCCACCAAATTATGTCATGAACTCTACAAAAGAGAACCAGGTAATCCTACATTCCTCTCTAAGCTATTTATTAGACAATGAACAAAACCTAGGTGTCACTTGAAAATCATTTCATCAATAGGTAACAGCTTTTCCCTAGGATGCCATTATTTGGAGAAAGGAATTAAATGTGATTGACAAAGGACTCACTGATATTTCCTTGCAgtaagaagaaaaacaggaaaaataataatacctgtaGACCCCCAAATTATCAGAGGCTGAGAGTTAGTTAATAAAATATCAGACAGTATACAGTTTCTCTAATCTGACATTCACTACTGTTATTTGGGCACTGAGGTCAACAAAAGATAGGGAGGCGATCATAAGTCACCTCTTTATATCCTTTTTAAAGGATTAgaagagtcttttcttttttataggtgATCTTATTCTTAAATTTCAGTCAATGTTTGATGAGAATCAATAGAAAAGAGTTAGGCTTTGCCTTTAGAGTTAGGAGGAATTGTTTTTTAAGTATATCTAACAGTTTCTATAGCTATTATAACTAAAACATGTTCTTGGTGCTCTTGAGAACTCCCCCAAATATTCAATGTCAGGCAGCAAGAAATGCTGTAGTTAGAGAAGGCAGGGCTGctgtaagattttttttggtggggttgATTCTTACTACACAATGTTTTTGTGATTAGCCTTCATTGTCATGtagtattataaaaaatgaaaaagaaacataagttAATCAATCATTTTTCAGGACTCTTGAGGTAAGAAAATATGCTGGAATTCAATGGACATTTAATTTGGAATGTGTTCTTTATCTTTTGGACTGAGGatgcattttcttcatctttcatgtaaaaaagaagagagacaagtAAATTTGGTTAATTTGACATAGAGAACAATGGGAATAATAAGAATAATGGAGATTATCAACACAACCCAAATGAAACCATGTTCTTCTTCCAGAGCACAAATGTAAACCTTGTCCAAAGACATGGATGTGGCATGAGGACAGCTGCTATATACTAAAGAACAGTTATGAAACATGGCAAGAGAGTGTCATGTTCTGTTCTGCTCAAAATGCCAGCCTGTTGACAATTAAGAATAAAAGCGTATTGGTAAGGTCCCATGGATCTCTGTCTGTGAAGAAGGAAGCCACTTTTCCCATCATAGAATAGAGAGGAATGAGACATATTGGGGAATATTTGTGCTAATCCAGACATGATTCTGGCTTAATTTAGTTAGAGTATGAAGTGGCTGAGACTTAGTACATTTATTACAGGGTAGGATAGCCAACGTGTCATCTAAAACCTTAGCTTAGGATGTTAACATCAGCAAAATCTCAGAGGCCAGACAGATGGAGAGATATGGAGTGTCCAGTCTTTGGGTCTGTgaacatttccaaaatgaaatgTTAGGATCAACTCTCAGAACATAATTTCTGAGAATTTATCTAAAAACAGTTGATCAGGAGATCATTCCTGAGGGTTACAAATTCTGTAAAATCTGGATAAGAGAAGAATCTCTGTTGCtaccattttgtcttttttttttttttttttttactaagagaAAAAGCTAACATATACTAGAATAAGAAGATAGTATAAAGAAGTAGAATTAAGATGGGATGTCAAAGGCAAGTATTAAGCAGATATATTATACTGACTCTCTGGGTCCCAGGAAGAGTGAGTTCTCTGGAAGATTTGTTTCtgtacttatgtatttattttcttctttctagtatCTAAATAGAATCtccatattttacttattcttcaGCACTTCTGATCTCTCAGATAGTATTCAcatattatttaaggaaaaaattcattttcccaaAAGTGTCAGCTTCCCTACTGTAAGAAGCTCTATCATCATTTACAGCTGTGGGGGAAATCAAACCATGATATCATCCACATCTAATCATTCTCAACTGATCCATCTTAGTCACTCAAAAATGTCTGgaatatgaggaaaaaagaactttGGCTCTAAAATTCTGGACTGGATCTAAATTCTACTTTATAACCACTTCTCATTTGACTTGGATGGATAGGTTTTTTCTCCTACTTCTTCTGTTTCTATTAACTTGTGTTTATATTAATTAACCACATCTTTTGCTCCTGGACTAACTTCTACTGGATACGTGAATCTTGAAGTTTGTGACCTTCATTGACCTCAAGTTAAAGTAATGCATAGAATGGTAGATACTTTCCCTTGTGAAACAGTAACTGATAAATAACTGTCAGAAGAAATCTTACAGTAAGGAGCactttgtttagattttttttaaagattttatgtatttattcatgagacacacagagagagagagagagaggcagagacacaggcagagggaaaagcaggcttcatgcaggaagcccaatgcgggactcgatcccgggactccaggatcacgccctgggccgaaggcaggtgctaaactgctgagccactcagggatcccctagatttttttttctaatggcaGTACAATGTAAAAGAAAAGCAGTAGTGTAATGtcaaaaatgttactttaaaacaGTAATTTGTAAGAAATTATATTGTGAGGTAATGTACAGAAATGGGAGACAATTAGTATTTTTGTGGGAggtaaacaattatttttttaaacatctctaTTTCTTGTAGGAATTTATAAAATCCAACAGGTTATATAATTACTGGCTGGGATTATCTCCCAAGTATGACAGAGATTACCAGAAACTGGATGAAACGATTTTCTCCTCCAACTGgtaagtttttgttctttttgaatttttatagttGGTTTGAGTATGGTGTTTTCACCAGGAGCATTGTAGCTTAGAACTAAAAATAGCTTCAATTGAAATTGCACCCTCAAATAACTCTTTTCTCTTAACTCAGCCTTCTTTAAAGTGTGTAATAATgcaaaaaattaccacaaatatcTCATTATCTTGACAAGTCactaaggaatttatttttttaagatttatttatgtattcatgagagacacaaagagagagagagagagagagagagagataaagacataggcagaaggagaagcagtttcccgGCAAGAAGCtggatgtgagactcgatcccagaccctgggatcacacccttgtccaaaggcagatgcttaaccgctgagccacccaggtgtcccttgaaatggccattttgaatgaaaaatttataaatagacTAGAACATTTCTAGTAAAGGGAACAAAATGAACATGGGCATGTTATATTGCATAGATggtatgtataaaataatttgttttgtaatATATTAGGAAATCTGgttataaatatatcattatgaATAGATTCATATGCTATATTTGTTCTACTTGAAATAGGAGGAGAGGGGACAGTCAAGGAGTACATAAAAATCATGCTGAAATTCCATTTGCATTTTATAAGCCTTTAAATTTGAGAAGCAGACAGGATCAGactaaagaaagaaaccagagccTCAACATGCCCATGAATTCATACTTATTTGTTCTTTGAGGACACATTAAGCAGGAGTGAACGCAGGGCAGTTGCGTTGGGGTCCAGCCACGCTAAATCTAAACCCTGAGATTCCTGGACACTCCCCACAGTGGGTGAGAAGCAAATACAagttttgattgttttgtttgcattttccttcAGACAAATAGTAGACTCGAGAATATGGGTCAGAAAGACAAGGCAGTTCTGTCTTTGGCAGTTTACAATGATGGGACAGAGCAGGGGACAATATATGTGTACAAATGgaggacagaagaaaatatattttaaagatctcatttggAGTAAAGGGACTAGAGATGAAGGTAGTGTGTGCATCAGAGGAGAGTACAGATGGAatcttgttttgaaaaaatagaatttccatgtgcttatttgtaATTATTGCTAATGGGGAGGTAATCTATAGTGGAATAGAAGACATCATATATTTCAAATTGTTAAGAAATAATACCtaaataaaaagtacataataatatatatgtatatataatacattagaTAGGtgtataatatatagttatatatgtgtAGGCaatgtatttccttttgttttttttcttaatgtattttgggATGTGTTTCTCAAAAAGGGGCTATTATCAATGACATCTGTATCATGTCACTTCAAATAGGAAATTTCGCTTTTGATAAATTAATTGATAaccattttttattaatgatcaTTATTTATTGACCAAAGTAtttaataaactatatttttcccaaaggatattttcaatttacaagTTTGTCTCTGATGCATAGTCCCTGCTCAGTAATCTTGTATTAGGAGCTCGTAATTATTCAAGAACTTCAGAATAAAATCCCTGAAAAATGGTTAGGGGGAAATGTTACTTGGAGATGATGTTGAACTGAAGATATCATATGTTAAGTTAATTCCTGACTTGGgtgattatgaaaaatatttgaagagacagTGTTGAAGATTTACCAGAGAAGCTAGACTGGGGGATTTAATAGAATTGTATTATTCTAAATCATATTAAGTATTGAGGAAGGGAGATGGTACATCTGGAAGTAAAGGACAGCAAGTAGtccagatgtaaaaaaaaaaatggaaaaggcagaTTAAGTAAGGCAGTGTTTGATACTGCATATTTGTTGATAAATATAAGTAACTTGGGCACTCTTGATATtccaaataataattaaaatgtattttagataaTATAGACCCAGGAGCAATGATATATTGGTAAATCTTTTTTCCTATGGATGTGTTTCAAATGTTTGACTTGCCAAGtgtaattctttattttctctttcaggtTTATGAGAAACACAAATGATGTAAATGGTTTGATGTATTGTGGATATGTGGACATACCATTTGTTTACTATATAAAATGCACTTCCAGGCAGCGTGTCATATGTAAGAAGCTGGCTGATCCAGTTAAGATTGAGAGCATGCTAATGAATGAAataccaaatgaaaaatatagttaGCATTTCACTATTATCCTGTCATTAAAGCAACTTTTGGGAGCATACACCTTGTGGACCATGCAAAGGGAATAAAGATGCTATGAGATTAAATCTTTGCGTGTCTCCTAATAACATACAGttttaaactttcttctttctttcacctcATTTGCTGATTGAAAGGAACCCAAAGTCTTATCTTATCATCTAGATACAGACCAGATACAGTTGAGCATAAATAGAGTGTGTTGTGTGAACATACAGAAAACTCAAACTCACTTTTCCTGCTTTTCCAGGAATAAACAAGGTGAATACCAACCTTATACAACACCAGGGAAAATGAAATCTAGGAATATATAGAAAGGATATACATCATGACTgattggaatttattttagtaattaatataggttgatttacattttagaaaaaaatagagacaaaaaatctgttattattataatagatgtagaaaagcattttataaaatttaataccTCATCTCTCAGAAAACTAGAAGCAGGTTTCCCTAATCTGATAAAGAACATTGACATTAGagaaaacaacaaaccaaacaaaaaattaacaaccACAACAAACTTTAAACCTAACATCATACTTGTGGTTAAAAgtgaagtttttcttttgaaCTCTGGAACAAGATCAGAATGGcctttatcaattattttattcagtAGCCTCTATTGTTTATAGGAGGTCCTAGaagcaaaataagtcaagaaaaataaatttaaaaatataaaaaataagaaaggaagaaataagacattttaatttGTAGCTagtgtaattgtgtgtgtgtgtgtgtgtgtgtgtgtataacagaAACTAACAGAAActattatgataaatattttatcaagaaTATTGGATAAGGAGGCAGCAAGCTGGTGGAGGAGTAGGTTCTCCAACCCACCTATatccaccaacttacctagataactttctttttttttttaaatttttacttatttatttatgatagtcacggagagagagaaagaggcagagacacaagcagagagagaagcaggctccatgcaccgggagcccctcgtgggattcgatctcgggtctccaggatcacgccctgggccaaaggcaggcgctaaactgctgcgccacccagggatccccctagataactttcaaatcatcctgaaaacctacgaatttgacctgagatatagagaacaggggatccctgggtggctcagtggtttagcgcctgcctttggcccagagcacgatcctcgagtcccgggattgagtcccgcctcaggctccctgcatggagtctgcttctccctcctcctgtgtctctgcctctctctctctctatgtctatcatgaataaataaataagatctttaaataaataaatagataaataagtagagaacagttggaatgctacagaaagaagggttttcgcttctaacaaggtagaaaggcagaaaaaaaaaaaaaagaatcaagtaggggagtgcacccccgcccccaccaggagccaggctaaggccgggggcagagcctctgggacaggaaagcccagccccggagaagcaggaactttaaaaatctgcaccggattcttcccggcccgaaaggcgcttagcagggaactcggggaggatcccaggagggacagtggagCCTCAGGTTCCCGGGGTCCCTAATAGAGGAAGGGCGCCCGGGGGAGAGCCACCACACACTGCAGGCCAAgcgcggtaaagggctggagggcATACCTGGCGGGGCCTCGGCAGAAGCCGGTGGGTCAGGCAGCAGCTCCGGGAGGATGggggctgcaccctgctgccttcgggagccaaGGCCCCgggagcatgattccagcagcgcaggccccggggcccagggtgACGGGGGACACAGCCCACCATCCCGCCCTATCCTCCGGAACAGGCGGAGGTGGGGAGAGCCCAGGATggcaaggactctcctgccaccagGCGCCCCCAAGCTGCGCAGGTGAGCACCCCACACTCCTGGAGctcagtgtggactgggagctgtggtatttactgcaggagctgactccagggctagaGAGCTGGCTGCCACCAGTGGTGTTgctccttgtgtcaccctgtgcctgagacagggctgggccaccagggaacacGGGCCTCAGGGGATAAATAGCTgccactgagcctggcacccgGCGTGGGagaggcagctcccccaggtacacactcctgagaatcagcacagcagcccctccccctgaggaccagctggaaggacaggggaagagcaagttctggaccaagcagtgctggaaagcttcaggggaagtcgagggatttacagtacatG encodes:
- the CLEC12A gene encoding C-type lectin domain family 12 member A — encoded protein: MSEEVTYADLKFQDSRKGENIHEFDTVGIKAPPAPSHGWCQRVLALLCLLLLIGLGVLGSIFYTTLKIEMRKLNKLQNFKEELQRNISLQLMSNMNSSKMIRNLSVTLQVTATKLCHELYKREPEHKCKPCPKTWMWHEDSCYILKNSYETWQESVMFCSAQNASLLTIKNKSVLEFIKSNRLYNYWLGLSPKYDRDYQKLDETIFSSNWFMRNTNDVNGLMYCGYVDIPFVYYIKCTSRQRVICKKLADPVKIESMLMNEIPNEKYS